From Sphingomonas sp. PAMC26645:
CATGAACAGGCTCCGTCTAGTCGGCATGCTTCCGCCTACCTCTTCTGGACCGTCAGTCTCTGTATTGTGGTTCTCCAAGCATCAATCGATCGTCCTGCGCCGTTCTTCGCGTCCGCTGATGCCCGATCGTGCAAAGCCGCGGGATCATACTTAGGTTTGGGTCATGTCGAAAACCGACCCCATGCCTGAAACTGCCGGTTTGCCATTGACGATTTGGGTGTCTCGTCCCGCAAGCGTCGCCTATTGATGACGAACTCTATCAAGGCGCGGTTCAAGGATGATAAAATTCGTGCCCACGCGTGCACCAGCATTGCAAATAGCCAAGTTGATCACCAAGGCCGTCGGCAGCTTGCCCTAAGGCGATGTCGGTACGCCCCAACCCGTTCCAGACATCAGCGCGGGGTTGTCATCGCCCCCCCGTCCGACACGCGCGGTACGCTTTAACTAGGTCGGGTATTCGTCGGCGGCGGGCATCGACAGCCAGCATCAAGCGGCCAGCGATGCTTCCTTTTCGACCGCAGCGCGCCCAAGTTGGGCCAGAAGCTGTTCATGCGCGAGCCAGAAGCCGTCAGGTGCTTTTTTGGCAAGGTCGATCCAGAGCGGGCCCCGCATCGTCTCTTCGGTCCAGAGGTGACATCCGCCTCCGGTCGGCGTGATGATCCACGCGTGATACGCCACCGATTCCAGGGACGTCTTGGAGTGGCCACCCCAGGCGATGCGCTTGAACGGCTCGAATTCCTGGACCGATGCCGCGACGTCCTGGCCGGCGAAGCTCGTTTCGAACTCCGTGCCGAGGCACAGCGTTTCATGTCCATTCAACAGTTCGACGTGCCTGATGCTCGGGTAAAAAGAGGGCCAGGCCTCGGTATCGACGAGAAGCGACCAGATCGTTTCAGGCGAAGCCGCGACTTCGAGTTCGTTGGTGAAGTGGATTGGGCACCGACTGGGAACCATGTCCTCGGGCCATTTGATAATTTCGAACATCGCACATCTCCGCGTTGGCGAGGGAAGGGTCGTCGCATGAGCGGCGCGGCCGCGGAGTCGCGACCGGCCGGCCTAGCGGCTTGCCGTCATTCGAACTTGACGAGATCCTGGAAGTTCAGCGGCCCCCAGGTTTTGCCGCGCGCCTGCACGAGCGTACCGCCGTCGGAAACGGTACCCAGGCTGACGGGGGCGAACCCGAGTTTCTCGATCAACTCGACCACCGGCTTCGTCGCGCCCTCGTCGTCGTCGCTCGAGAAGAAGATGACGCGTCGGCCGCCATTGACCGCGGGGTCCTTGGCGAGAACCGGTGCGGCAAGATGGTTGAAGGCCTTCACGAGCTTCGCGCCGTTGAACGCCTTGGCGACTACGACGGAAGCGGGGAGGTTGTCCATCTCCTCGGGCGTGAAGCCATAGGCGTTGGTCACATCGATAATCGTCTTGCCCGCCCAGTCGGGGGCCGCTTTGGCGACATCGCGGTGCGACCAGAACGGCACCGCGAGCAAGACGATGTCTGCCGTGATCGCGTCACTGAGCGATTTGGCAACGACCGTCGCGCCGATTTCTCTGGCTTTGTCGGCGATGGCTTCGGGCGGGCGTGTCGTTGCCACTGCCACCTCGATGCCCTTGCGCGCGAACATTCCCGCGAGCGCCTGGCCGACTTGACCGAAACCGATGATTGCATAGCTCATAAAGTATCTCCTGATCGACCCGAAATGAGAAGGGCCGGTTGAAACGGGATGCGCCGCCGCCGCGGGCCGGGAGGGAGTAGCGTTACGGGCAGGCGAGTCCGTGGCGCCGTGGAGGCACGGCCAACAAGGGGGCGACCGGTCGGTTCGAGATATCCGGAGTCCTCACGCCGCGGATCCGGGCAGGCCGCTGACGGTCGGGGCGCCCCGGTCGCGGACCGGCGTGATGTCGCGACGCTGCAACGCCCAAGCCGCAATCTCGTCCTTGCGAGCGAACCAGACTCCGGGCTTGGAGCGCGCGTAGGCGAGGAAACGATCGAGCACACGGACGCGGTTGGCATGCCCTGAGATGCGATCGTGGAGACCGATCGCCATCATCCGGCGGCGATGTGCGCCTTCCTCGTAAAGTTGGTCGAACTCGTCCTTGAGAGCCTGCTCGTAAGCGGACGGGTTCCAGCCTTCGAAGGTGTAGGACGCGATGTCGTTCATGTGCAGCGTGTAAGGAACGGTCACGAAGTCACCCCCCTTCAGCTTGATGATGAACGGCTCGTCGGCGCTGGGTTCATCGATGTGGTATTTGAAACCCAGGCTCTGGAGTATGTCGAACGTGTTCGGTGAGTTGCGGACGTAATATGCGTTCCAGCCGACAGGAGTCTGGCCGGTGGCCTTCTCGATGCTTTCGACACCGTCAGCGATGAATCGCCGCTCGGCATCGCGATCGAGCTGATAGCTGTTCTCCCAGGTGTGGCCGTGGGCCGCAGCTTCATGGCCGCGCGTGACAATCTCGCGTGCGAGATCGGGCGCCTTGTCGACCGCCTGACCGATCATGAAAGAGGAAAGCCTGACCTGGTGCTTGTCCATCAGGTCGAGGATCCTGGGAATTCCCTCATACACGCCGTACTGGAACGCCCCGTTGGTCGCCATGTCTGGAAGCCCCTTCTGCATGGGCTCCTGGAGAAAACCGGGCGCTCCTGAGATCGGTTGTCCACCGCCCTCGAACATGAGCGAGAAGCTTACCGCGAGGCGAGCGCCGTCCGGCCAGAACGTATCAGATGGGATCATTGCGGTTTCCTTCGCACAAGCGGCCGGCGAGACGGTCGGGGCGCTACGCCGCCTAACGGCACGCCGCCGCTGGTTGAGGTCGTTCAACCCGGATATGCTGGTCATGTCCGCCATGACGCCCTCCGGATTGCCATTGCCGGCATCATCGCCGCGGGCCACGCCTTGTGGAGTCGAGGTCAGATCTGGGCAAAGCCCCCGTCGATGACGAGTTCGATGCCCGTGACGAACGCGCTGTCGTCGGATGCGAGGTAGAGTGCCGCGGCCGCGATATCCTCCGCTCGACCGTTTCTCCCCAGTGGCGTGAGGGCGATCATCTTCTCGAAATAGGCGTCGCCGTCTTCTTTCGAGAGACCCGCATGCTTGGCGATCGGCGTCTCGATGTTGCCTGGACTGACCGCATTCACGCGGATCCGACGGTCCTTCAAATCCACCGTGAGCGTGCGAGCGAGCGAGCGGATCGCCGCTTTGGTCGCGGAATAGACGCTGAAGGCGGGCGCGCCCTTGTAGCCGGACACGGACGCTGTGAGGATGACGGAGGCGCCGTCGCGCAGGACCGGCAGCAGCGTCTGCACGGTAAAGAAGGTTCCCTTGAGATTGATGCCGACTGTGCGGTCGAACTCCTCTTCGGTCACTTCCCCGAACGGCGCAAAGGTAGCGACGCCCGCGTTCGCGAAGAGAATGTCGACTCTCTCGTACGCGAGCGCGATATGGTCACGAAGGGCTGCCAGGTCGGCGCTCTTGGTAGTGTCGGCACGGAACGGATCGAGGCTCGCACCACCGCCTTCCGCTGCCGCCTGCACCGCTGCGTCGTCGAGATCGACCATCAGCACGGTCGCGCCCTCCGCAGCGAAGCGCTTGGTCGCCGCCAGGCCGATGCCGCTCGCTGCTCCAGTGACAACGGCTACTTTTCCGGTCAATTTTCCCATGTCGAAGAATCCTCTTGATGGTTGAAGATCGTTATCGCTCGGACTTGCGCCGCGGTTAGACCGGTGTGCTGCTCAGATCCCCCCGGCGCTCAGCGAGATGGAGCTATCGCCGACCGGTGTCGGAAGGTGCTTTGGAGACCGGCATGGATGCCGCCAACATTGCGCGACAACGGCGTGCCGCGCCGGGATTGAGCCCAACGGACTGATCAGGCTGCCTCGGCTTCCGCCTTGAGAGCTAGCTTTTCGACCCAATCCTGATGATATTTGTATAGTCCGCCGGGGTTCTTCTCGCCTAGTAGTTCGAGGAAAAACGGGCCCTGCTGCGTCTCCTCGCTCAGAACGTGACACCCGGTTTCGGTCGGTGTGATCACCCAGCCATGATAGGCGCTTGACCCCGTCTCATCGCCGTCGACCGTGGTGGCCCAGGAGATCCGGCGGCCGGGGACGTACTCCGTGACCTCCAGGCTCATGGGATACCCAACCGTGACGCGCGTGTATCTGGTGCCGAGTGCCAGTTCGGGCTCACCGGTCAGGATCTTGACCTTGTCTTCATGGGGAAAATAGTCCGACCAGTTCTCGGCATCGACCAACAGGCTCCACACCACCTCCGGCGGGGCGTTCACATCGATATCGTTCAGCGCGTAAATTGCCGATTTATCGGGGCCGTAACGCTCAGGCCATTTTACATGATCGTACATAACATCATCCCGATCTGAAGGTTTTAGTCTGAAGACTTTGGGGTTTCTCGCCTGCGGGAATTCGCATCTGGAAAGAACAGTCGACGATCTCGTCACCCCGTTCGATGTCCATACAGGCAGCGCTTCACCGCCAGCTTATCATTGATCAACTCGCAGCATCGGCGCGGTTGCGACAGCCCAGCCTGATCGATCGTTCGAAGCCGCCACCCCGTGCCTACAAACCTGATCACCGCCTATTCCTACATGCGTACTCGACCATGGGCATCACGAAGGACGAAACGATTCACGTGGGCATGGGCCAGTTCACCGACCTGAAGGTTTGCCAGGAGCTTGGCATCCGGTCCGTCTGGATCGACCGGGACCGTGAGCCTCTCAACCCCGCTTGGCAGCCTGACGCCGTACTGAAGGATCTCTCTGGACTACCGGACCTACTGCTTCTCTCCTGAAGACGCTGGCTCGCGAATTGGTCATCGAGGAATGCCCATCGCTTTCCCCGTAAAGGAACCACGATCGAGACGGAGAGGAATTTCGCCGTGATCACCGCCCGTTTCCTGTGGCGCCGCCCAAACGGAGTGGGAGACGCAGGATAAACCGGGAATGGGGCGCTGGGCCCGCTTCATCTAACTCGCGAAATGTCGCACATGGGTGCCGTCCAGGCCGGGCTTTTCGGTCTCAGTTTCGTATCGATCGCCCTCGCCCCGGGTCCCTGCGCCGCGATCCCTACGGTCCCGAGCCCAACCCGATCGTTCAGGCCATCCACCACCGCGAGCAACCGGGCCCAAACGGATCCTCTACGCCGAAGAAGCCGCTCTAGGCAGTTGCGCTCTGCCGTGTTCTCAGCCGGCGGTGCAGGTAGTTGTCATAGAAACCTGCAATCTGAGACAAAAGCTTGAGGTCAGCAATGATAAGCGTCCCGACCCCCAGTTCCAGCGCGCCCGCCGCACGCAGCTTTCGAACCAATCGATTCACATGAACCGGCGTCATGCCCACGGCGTCAGCGAGCATAATCTGGGTGAATGGCATGACGATGCTTTCTTCAGTAGCGATTCCGATGTTCCGCATGCGGAAGCACAACTCGCACAGGAGATGAGCGACACGCTCGAGGCTCGTCCTCCGCCCCATGCTTACGATTGTCGCACGGAGTACGCCCGCGTCGACCAACTGGCTCCACCAAAATGCCTTGGCCAGACTGGGGCGGACCTCGACGAGCTCCTCCATTTGGTCACGAGGGATCGTCGCTACCTGAGCTTCGGTGATGGTACCGATGCTGTGGTCCATCTCGGCCAGAACGGCGACGTGGATATCACAGAAGTCGCCGGGCATTAGGAAGGATATGATCTGACGGCTACCGCCGGGCAGAATTTTGTAGCTGCACGCCCATCCGGACAAGATAACGAATACAGGACCCGGCCTGTCACCTTCGTGGATCAGGTCGTAATCCGCCGGGAGCTTGCGAGAACGAACACAGGCCTTCTCTAGCAAGGCTTCGTCTAATGAAGAAACCGGCGCATATCCGCGCAACTTTTCAACGAATGCGTTTGCCATCGTTGGCCTTTCCCTTCCGTCCGCATTGGCAGGAGAATTGCCGTCGATCACTCAATTACCTATTGTAATATAGCTATACGATCATCTACAAGTTGTAAACCGAACCCTGCGTGACGCGAGGCGGCGGATGAAGGAGTTGATGGCTTGGTCAGAACTCCACTCCACAGCGGCGTTGCCGCTAATCGGCGTGCAGACCGGTTTGCGCGGCTTTTCGGCAACACGCGGGATGAAACATGTGATCGACGCGTGCCAGTTGAAATGCTGGCTCCGGTCCAGAAACCTTCCTGCGAGGTCATCACGGTCGCAGGCGCCGCGCCGGGGCGGAGGGAATATCCGCAGATGGCGGCGAACCGCCTTGCCACCAGGCGGAGGGCGTTTACGGCAACCCGGGTGGCGGATTGCCTCCAGCGACATCGCGACGTGCAGATCGTCATCGCGGTGGTCGTCACCAGCGACGGTGTCGACCACCGCGATGCCCATCAGTTCGGCTTCACGCCAGGATGGCGCTCGAGACGATCACATATCTCGACGCCTCCGCCTTCCAACGCGATACGCGCATGCTTGCGAAGTCGGCCGAGAGGGGCTCGACCGGACACATTCTGGTTTGCTCGGTTCAGCCGAACCCTCATCCGGTTCGCGAGCGTCGTCGTCGGTGTACGCCTTGTGAATAGGATACGACAACATGACCCGTCTGCCCGGACGCACGTTCAACGTCGCCATTCCGAGTTCCACCGACGGAGTGATCGGACGCGGAATGGCGACTTCGTTACTGCCATCGCTGATCCTGCGTCGGCTACGTCGCGTTCAAAGTGGGATCGACGAATCCTCGTCGCGCCAAGCGCCATCATGAACAGCCGAGACCTACCGGGTCGGGACGGTCAGCACCCATCAGCTCGGGTCGAGAGGATGCCGATGGAACGGCCATCGAAGGCACAAGGGCAACCATAACATGCGATCACCAAGTGCGTTGAACATGCTGGCGGCGATGAGCCTGGCGCTGTGCATTTTCGCGTTCGATGCGTTGAGTCCGCTTCAAGGCGCGGTTGCCGTCCTTTACACGACCGTCGTCCTGATAGCGGCACGCAGCCATCTCGGCCTGCTGATCTTGGCGTCCGGCGTTGTCTGCGCGCTTCTGGCGGTCCTCGGCTACTTCGTCAGCCATTGGGGCGTCGCACAGCAAGCTCCGGCCGTGCGCCTGACGGTAAGTCTGATCGCCATCGGAATTACGACTGTCCTTTCGTATCGCAATCAAGTCGTTGCCGAACAGGGCAGTCGGTCGGATGCCCGTTACCGAAGCATCTTCGATGCTGCAGCCTTTGCTATTTGGGAATCGGATTGGTCGGCAGCGTTTGTCCTGTTGGAGGACGGGGGCGAGCCGAACGAGGAACTTCTCACGCAAGCGTTGGAGGCAGCGTTCGTCAGCGACGCCAACCTGGCTGCAGCTAAGCTGTTCGGCTTCGCGTACGAGGATGAGCTCATTGGTAGAAACATATACGACCTATACACGCCGAGCGCGGTCGCTGCTGCGGTACGAATACTCGCGGCGTTCAAACGCGGAGGACATATCGGCGAAGAGGAGGTGCGGTTCAAAACCATCACCAATGGCAGTGTCGACGTAGTCCTGCGTGTATCTCGTCCCTCGGACTCCGGCTCATGCAAGAAAGTTATCATCATGGCGCTGGACGTGACTGAAAGAAATCATGCCCGCGCTCGACTTGAAAAGTCACAGACGGAACTTCTGCATGTTTCGCGTGTGACTACTCTCGGACAGTTGGCGGCGTCGATTGCTCATGAAGTCAACCAACCTCTCTCAGCCATCATAACGTACGTCAGATCCGGCATGCGGTGGCTGGCCCGCGAAGCACCCGAGGCGGCTGAGGTGTCCGACTGCCTGAACCATATAGAGAAGAATAGTTTGCGCGCGATCGAAGTAATCGACCGCGTACTATCGCTCGCACGCAAGAATGATGGCGTGCAGGAGGGCATCGATCTCGGTGCGTTGATTGACGATACCTTGAAGTTGATGGATGCCAGCCTCAAGGCGAGCCACGTCAGCGTCCACGTCACGGCTCCGCTGGAGCTTCCTGCAGTGACCGGAGACCGGATACAGTTTCAGCAGGTTCTCATGAACCTTATCCTGAACGCAACTCAGGCAATGAGCGAGGCGCTCGAAGGGCAGCGTAGTCTTTGTCTGGATATCGAAATTGAAGGCGACGATCTCGTTATGGAGGTAAGTGACTGTGGCACAGGAATCGCGGGGGATCTCGAAGAATTGTTCAACCCGTTCTTCACGACGAAACCCGACGGAATCGGGATGGGACTTTCGATATGCCGGGCCATTGTCGAACGCCACGGAGGTCATTTGTCAGCAAAAAACAACAATCGGGGCGGTGCAACATTCGTTCTTCGCCTGCCTGCTTCACCCGCTGAACACCGGGTGTTCGCATGAGCGAGCGAAGCGAAGATGTCCCGGTTCGCATTGTCGCCGGAGATGCGGGTGAGTTCACCGAACTCACCCGGATGCGCGATCAGGGAGCGACGCTGTGACGATCGCAGAGGGACAGGATTGCTGCGTCTGTGTCGTCGACGACGACGTGGAGATCCTGGGATCGATCGGAAGCCTGTTCAGGTCCGTCGGCGTTCAGGTAGCGTTGTTCGATAGCACCGACGCCTTTTTGCGAGCGGCGCCGCCTACTATGCCGTCCTGTCTCGTACTGGATGTCAGACTGCGTGGCGAGAACGGTCTCGACTTCCAGGAGCGCCTCGCTCGCGACGGCATACACATTCCCGTCATACTAATCACAGGCCATGGCGACATTCCGATGACTGTCCGTGGAATGCGAGCCGGCGCGATAGACTTTCTCGTGAAGCCCTTTTCCGACGAACAGGTTTTGGCGTCCGTCGCGGTTGCGATCGAGGCGGACCGTACGCGCCGTGCGGCGGACGAAAGAGCGGCGATAGTCGCGAGCAAATTCGACTCTCTTACGCCGCGGGAACAGGAGGTGATGGCATTCGTGGTTACCGGTCTGATGAACAAGCAGATTGCCGCGCGGATGAACCTGTCGGTGATCACCGTGAAGATTCATCGTGGAAACATGATGCGCAAGATGGACGCGCAGTCGTTCGCCGATCTCGTCAGGATGGGTGAGCAGCTGGGCGTTCGGGACGCAAGCATCCGTCGATATGGAGATCAAGCGTGATGCGGATCTTCATTCCGTCTGGCCGTCCCTCCCGAGGTCTCATCTGCGAACGAGAGCGCCGCAGCGTCGGCTTCGATGCCGGCCATGGCGCACATGCTCGGGAACGACGCGGACGACGAAGTTCGGCATCGCCAGAGGCGGAGCGAACTTTGTTGTCCGCGTTGCGTACCCCCCCTCTTTCTTCCGTGCCCCCATCTCAAGGTGCAGGCGCGAGCGGTGCGCATTCTCTGCCGCGATCGAAGGCGTACACATGAAGCCTGGAATGAAGTTCCGCTCGATCGCGCTATTCCGGCAGCTTGGTCCGGGCCTCGTCACCGGTGCGGCCGACGATGATCCCAGCGGCATCGCCACCTACTCGCAGGCGGGAGCGCAGTTCGGCTTCCAGCTTCTATGGACGATGGTGCTGACCTATCCGCTGATGGTCGCCATCCAGCTCGTGGCCGCTCGTATCGGGCGGGTGACCGGCAATGGGCTAGCCAGGAACATGCGTGAGATCATGCCGCGATGGCTAGTGATCGCTCTCGTCGGGATCCTTTTCGTCGCGAACACGATCAATATCGGAGCCGACATCGCCGCGATGGGCGACGCTGCGGAACTAATGGTCGGCTCGGGCGGGCATGCCTTCACGATCATGTTCGCGGTGGGATCCCTGCTGCTCCAGCTTTTCGTCCCGTATCGTCGCTATTCCAGCTTGCTCAAATGGCTCACGCTCGTGCTGCTCAGCTATCTGGCGGTTCTGCTTACGGTGAAGATCGACTGGGTCGCGGCGTTGCACGGACTCGTAGTGCCTACCATCCCGAGCAAGACCGCCGTCGTGACGATCGTGGCGATCTTCGGCACTACGATCAGCCCCTATCTGTTTTTCTGGCAAAGCGCGCAGGAGGTCGAGGCGATAAACAACGATCCCGATCAGACCTGTCTGAGAGACTCGCCCCAATATGCGAAGGCACAGTTCTCGCGCCTGCGCATCGATACTCTCGCCGGCATGGCGATATCGAACGTCGTGGCCATCGCCATCGTGATAGGCACCGCTACGACTCTGAACCAAGGCTCCGGAACGCAGATAGACTCCGCTGCCGATGCCGCCAAGGCGCTTGCACCCGTCGCCGGGCGTTTCGCATCCGTGATATTCAGCCTAGGGATCATCGGCACCGGACTGCTGGCGGTTCCGGTACTCGCGGGCTCTACCGGCTACGCGGTCGGCGAGGCGCATGGCTGGAAGACGGGGCTCGAGAACAAGCCGCTCCAGGCGATCGGGTTCTATTCGGTCATCGCGGTTTCGACGCTGCTGGGGATCGGCATCGACTGGTCGCCGCTCGATCCCTTCAAGGCCCTGTTCTGGAGCGCGGTCCTCAACGGTGTCGCGGCGGTGCCGTTGATGGCGGCGATGATGATGGTCGTCACGCGTCGTCAGCTGATGGGCGGGTTCATCGCAGGCAGATCCCTGTTCGCGCTCGGCTGGACGGCAACCGCAGTCATGGGCGTTGCGGCAGTGGCTATCGCTTTGGCGTAGGACGACGGTTGCACTACGGTCGCAAGATGGGCTGAGATGGAGAAGAGCCATCAGTGCCTCGTTCGCTTATCGAATCCAGGATCAGGCTTAGAAGGCCGTCCGGACTCAACGGCTTCTTCAGAAACGCCACGGCGCCGCCGGCAAGCGCCTGATCGCGTGCGACCTGGGTCGGGTAGGCCGTCATGAAGATCGTGGGACGGGTGTATCCGCGACGGTTCATCTCGTCCTGGAGCTGAAGGCCTGACATCCCCGGCATGTGCACATCAGTCACGATGCAACTGACCTCTGCCAGTTTCTCGGCCGCGAGAAGATCCTCGGCGCGCTTGAACTTTAGGCCGACCATGCCCGCGGATCGGACCAGGCTGTCCAGACTCCCTCTGACTCCGGGATCGTTGTCGACGATCGCTATGATGGGCAGGTCGGTCAGTTCATACTCCCGGTCGCCTCACGCCTCTCAGGTTGTTTCACCGATATGCAGATGGCTGCAGCATGTCGCAATCATACGTAAACGTTATATCGAGGAACGGTCTTGCACCGCGCCCCACTTCGCCACGCCGTTCTGGCGATGTTCACCGTGGATCGGCGTGGCGAAGGGCTTTGAGGCCCACCTTTCGACGAACGTCGATTTGTCCTAAACCATGCCGGCGGTCAGGTAGATCGCCGCCGCCAGCGTCACCGCGCTGACGATCGTGCTGGCGATCAGCGTCGTGCCTACCACCTCGGACTTGATCCCGAAGCGCAGCCCGAACAGGATGCCGAAGAAGCCCGCCGGCAGAGCCGCGAGGACGATCGCCTCACGCGCGATCAGCGCCGGCACGGCGAACAGGAGCGCCAGCGCGGCGGCGATCAGCGGATGCGCGACGTTCGACAGCAATGTCTGGATGCCGACGCTCGGTCCGAAACGAAGCTTCTGCGCGGAGACGATGAGGCCGGTCAGGAAGAGCCCTGCCCCCCCGCGACCTGGCCCATCAACGTGAGTGATCGATCCAGAGGATCCGGTAGTTCGATACCGGTCAGCACGAGAGCGACCGCCACGGCCGGAGCGATCACCAGCGGTTTGCGGAATGCCTTCGCCAGTGCGGGGCCGATCCCGTGGTCGCCCGGCGTCTCGGCAGTCCTTTCGAGTATGACGAGCGTGATCGGCGACATCACTACCGCACCGCAGGCGATCGCCACAGCGACCGATACCAACTGGTCGGCGCCGAGCAGAGCCGCGATCAGCGGCAAACCGGCCGAGGCGTAGTTCGGCAGCGAGGTCGTCAGCGCCTGCACCGACGCCTCACCCGACGATGCCTTGAACAGTGTTCGAGCCATCCAGTACGTGAGCGCGAACAGTATCAGCATCGAAAGCGACAGTATCGCCGCCAGCGGCAACTGCGCTACGAGCGTCGGCCGGGACGCCCGAACTACAGTGACGAAGATCGACGTCGGGACGGCGAAGTCCATCACGAGGGCGTTCAATTCGGCGACATGGCCATTGTCGACATCGCGAGAACGGCCTGCGAAATATCCAAGCGCAGTGCCGAAGAACACGGGCAGCAACGCGTTGAGGATTATCATCAGCACGGCTTCATCCTAACCATTGGCGCACGCCTTCGAGGCTGCGGAAGTCGTCGAAGGCGCGAGCGCGAAGCGAAGGGAACGAAGTGCGGACCATCGATACCAGTGCGGTCCCCGGTCCGAGTTCGAGCACGGTATCGACCCCTGCCTCGACCATCGCCGCCAGCACGGCCGCCCAGTCGATCATCTGACCAACCTGGGAAGCAAGGATCGTAATGCCTGTCGCGGGATCGAATATCGGCGCGCCATCGATCGCGCTCAGCAGCGTCGTGCCGCGTCGTGGACGGTTCGTCGGAATCGCTGCCAGCGCGCTGGCGAACGGAGCCACTGCAGCGCGCAATGCCGACGTGTGCGAAGCGATGTGCACTGCGAGAAGACCCGTTCGCGCCGCGCCGGCAGCGCTAGCGTCCGCGCACAGCCGAAACAGGTCGGCCCGCTGGCCGCCTACGACGAACAGGAGGTCCGGGTCGATGATCGCTATCTCGCAGTCGTGGCGCGCGGCAAGCTCAGCGACTGCGCCGCGGGCTAGCCCCCGGACAAAGCCGAGACCGGCGTCACCTGCGCTGGCGGCGTCCATCGACTCCGCGCGTGCCCCGACCGCCGTCAGCGTCGCATCGACGTCCCACACCCCAGCGATCCCCCATGCGGCCATTTCGCCAACGCTGTAACCCGCGACGACGATGCGTTCGGGGAGGACGTCAAGAAGGCAGGCATGGGCCGAGAGCGCCTGCGTCACGCATAGTATCTGGCTGGCACGGTTGGCGAACAGCCGATCGCCCGCAGAGGTGACGAAGCTGCGCGGATCGTCGCGGAGCACTTTGCTGGCCGCAGCGAACACCGGCGCCGCGGCTGGCGCATCGCGCGTCGACCGGAACATTTCCGCCGACTGGAGACCTTGCCCGGAACATAGCAGAGCCAGCTTCATGGCCCGACCATGCGGACGAACAAGGCCATCGCGAGGAGATCGGCGCAGCCGCCAGGGCTGAGATTGCGCTCGACGAAGTCCCTGTGGATCGCGATCGCCTGTCTCCTCCAATCCCGCTGCCCGACGCCGCCCCGCTCGATGAAGCCGGTCGCGGCGATCCGGGCGGCACGGGCCCCGTCAGCGCCGCCGCGATGGAACAGGTTCGTGTCGTCGACGGCCGCGATCAGCGCCATGCACGCCTGGACACGAGCGGGTTCGGCGTCACCCGCCAGCGTACCGCCCTCGTCGAGCGCAGGCAGAGCCACCCGGTACACCGAAGGAAAGCCAGCGGCCGCCTCGGC
This genomic window contains:
- a CDS encoding NAD(P)-binding domain-containing protein, producing the protein MSYAIIGFGQVGQALAGMFARKGIEVAVATTRPPEAIADKAREIGATVVAKSLSDAITADIVLLAVPFWSHRDVAKAAPDWAGKTIIDVTNAYGFTPEEMDNLPASVVVAKAFNGAKLVKAFNHLAAPVLAKDPAVNGGRRVIFFSSDDDEGATKPVVELIEKLGFAPVSLGTVSDGGTLVQARGKTWGPLNFQDLVKFE
- a CDS encoding Crp/Fnr family transcriptional regulator, which codes for MANAFVEKLRGYAPVSSLDEALLEKACVRSRKLPADYDLIHEGDRPGPVFVILSGWACSYKILPGGSRQIISFLMPGDFCDIHVAVLAEMDHSIGTITEAQVATIPRDQMEELVEVRPSLAKAFWWSQLVDAGVLRATIVSMGRRTSLERVAHLLCELCFRMRNIGIATEESIVMPFTQIMLADAVGMTPVHVNRLVRKLRAAGALELGVGTLIIADLKLLSQIAGFYDNYLHRRLRTRQSATA
- a CDS encoding HAD family hydrolase; the encoded protein is MSIQAALHRQLIIDQLAASARLRQPSLIDRSKPPPRAYKPDHRLFLHAYSTMGITKDETIHVGMGQFTDLKVCQELGIRSVWIDRDREPLNPAWQPDAVLKDLSGLPDLLLLS
- a CDS encoding ATP-binding protein, with product MLAAMSLALCIFAFDALSPLQGAVAVLYTTVVLIAARSHLGLLILASGVVCALLAVLGYFVSHWGVAQQAPAVRLTVSLIAIGITTVLSYRNQVVAEQGSRSDARYRSIFDAAAFAIWESDWSAAFVLLEDGGEPNEELLTQALEAAFVSDANLAAAKLFGFAYEDELIGRNIYDLYTPSAVAAAVRILAAFKRGGHIGEEEVRFKTITNGSVDVVLRVSRPSDSGSCKKVIIMALDVTERNHARARLEKSQTELLHVSRVTTLGQLAASIAHEVNQPLSAIITYVRSGMRWLAREAPEAAEVSDCLNHIEKNSLRAIEVIDRVLSLARKNDGVQEGIDLGALIDDTLKLMDASLKASHVSVHVTAPLELPAVTGDRIQFQQVLMNLILNATQAMSEALEGQRSLCLDIEIEGDDLVMEVSDCGTGIAGDLEELFNPFFTTKPDGIGMGLSICRAIVERHGGHLSAKNNNRGGATFVLRLPASPAEHRVFA
- a CDS encoding SDR family oxidoreductase; the encoded protein is MGKLTGKVAVVTGAASGIGLAATKRFAAEGATVLMVDLDDAAVQAAAEGGGASLDPFRADTTKSADLAALRDHIALAYERVDILFANAGVATFAPFGEVTEEEFDRTVGINLKGTFFTVQTLLPVLRDGASVILTASVSGYKGAPAFSVYSATKAAIRSLARTLTVDLKDRRIRVNAVSPGNIETPIAKHAGLSKEDGDAYFEKMIALTPLGRNGRAEDIAAAALYLASDDSAFVTGIELVIDGGFAQI
- a CDS encoding SRPBCC domain-containing protein; translated protein: MFEIIKWPEDMVPSRCPIHFTNELEVAASPETIWSLLVDTEAWPSFYPSIRHVELLNGHETLCLGTEFETSFAGQDVAASVQEFEPFKRIAWGGHSKTSLESVAYHAWIITPTGGGCHLWTEETMRGPLWIDLAKKAPDGFWLAHEQLLAQLGRAAVEKEASLAA
- a CDS encoding polysaccharide deacetylase family protein, producing the protein MARGDDAGNGNPEGVMADMTSISGLNDLNQRRRAVRRRSAPTVSPAACAKETAMIPSDTFWPDGARLAVSFSLMFEGGGQPISGAPGFLQEPMQKGLPDMATNGAFQYGVYEGIPRILDLMDKHQVRLSSFMIGQAVDKAPDLAREIVTRGHEAAAHGHTWENSYQLDRDAERRFIADGVESIEKATGQTPVGWNAYYVRNSPNTFDILQSLGFKYHIDEPSADEPFIIKLKGGDFVTVPYTLHMNDIASYTFEGWNPSAYEQALKDEFDQLYEEGAHRRRMMAIGLHDRISGHANRVRVLDRFLAYARSKPGVWFARKDEIAAWALQRRDITPVRDRGAPTVSGLPGSAA
- a CDS encoding SRPBCC domain-containing protein — protein: MYDHVKWPERYGPDKSAIYALNDIDVNAPPEVVWSLLVDAENWSDYFPHEDKVKILTGEPELALGTRYTRVTVGYPMSLEVTEYVPGRRISWATTVDGDETGSSAYHGWVITPTETGCHVLSEETQQGPFFLELLGEKNPGGLYKYHQDWVEKLALKAEAEAA
- a CDS encoding DUF4113 domain-containing protein, which translates into the protein MVDGLNDRVGLGTVGIAAQGPGARAIDTKLRPKSPAWTAPMCDISRVR